From the Anabaena sphaerica FACHB-251 genome, one window contains:
- a CDS encoding zinc ribbon domain-containing protein encodes MATLSCPRCHTLIDSQAITCPYCRITLKAYGHPGIPLHRSAGNDYLCETCVYHQDNSCNFPQHPHAQDCTLYQNLEESKVKLEYYTNNIGLSGNIKNWVKRHQGLVLVLGLLFVCLLIALFTS; translated from the coding sequence TTGGCTACTTTATCCTGTCCTCGTTGCCACACACTTATTGATAGTCAAGCTATCACTTGTCCCTATTGCCGGATAACGCTGAAAGCCTACGGGCATCCAGGGATTCCTTTGCATCGATCTGCTGGGAATGACTATCTGTGCGAAACCTGTGTTTATCATCAAGATAATAGCTGTAACTTTCCCCAACACCCCCATGCTCAAGATTGTACTCTTTACCAGAATTTGGAAGAGAGTAAGGTAAAACTGGAATACTACACTAATAATATTGGTTTGAGCGGCAATATTAAAAACTGGGTCAAACGTCATCAGGGTCTAGTGCTGGTACTAGGTTTGTTATTTGTCTGTTTGTTAATTGCTCTGTTCACATCCTAA